From Dethiosulfovibrio salsuginis, one genomic window encodes:
- a CDS encoding Na+/H+ antiporter NhaC family protein: MESYGIWAALPPLVAIILCFKTKMVLPSLFAGLFTGAIIVSGGNVLSGVGYALETIVQNVVDPWNARLLLFTLFMGVGISFIWRLGGSLALAEQAKKKFKTRRSVCLGAWGLGMGTSINDCLVAAVDGNVFRDVCKEYKISSEKFSYVLDSTAAPAAALFISDWIAYQIGMIQQGLDIAGITTITPVEAYVKTIPFNLYSIFTLFFVGVLMYTRKDYGPMMKAEVRALTTGKFTRDGATPMLDVGNELGEPISTRPMVITFVLPLVTAFLVILFGLYWTGREGTTLMTALENSDASIALLWGAFAMASTGVLMALVTRIMDFKETMDTFMDGFKLMVLTASILVMAWSLGAITKEMGLAQYIIQQIGTSLPFVALPVIVFILSIIIAFATGTSWGTMAIMTPLAIPLAYNMTGDPSTSSAIAGVVLSGAIFGDHCSPISDTTVMSSIFSGADHIDHVSTQLPYALTVAAVVLMMYVLYGLFRVSPMILIPLGMAILVVLQRVLHVGYSRFLGIVEPSQEAL, encoded by the coding sequence ATGGAGTCTTACGGAATATGGGCAGCTTTACCGCCTCTAGTAGCCATAATTCTATGTTTTAAGACTAAGATGGTTCTGCCATCTCTGTTTGCGGGGCTTTTCACCGGTGCTATTATCGTCTCCGGCGGCAACGTCCTCTCCGGCGTGGGATACGCTCTGGAGACCATCGTCCAAAACGTCGTAGACCCCTGGAACGCCAGGTTGCTGCTGTTTACCCTGTTCATGGGGGTGGGCATCTCCTTCATATGGCGGCTGGGGGGGAGTTTGGCTCTCGCCGAGCAGGCCAAGAAAAAGTTCAAGACGAGAAGATCGGTCTGCCTTGGTGCCTGGGGGTTAGGCATGGGAACATCCATAAACGACTGTCTCGTAGCTGCGGTCGATGGAAACGTGTTCCGAGACGTCTGCAAGGAGTATAAAATATCCTCGGAAAAGTTCTCCTACGTCCTGGACTCCACCGCTGCCCCTGCCGCCGCCCTTTTTATCTCCGACTGGATAGCTTACCAGATAGGAATGATCCAACAGGGACTGGACATCGCCGGCATCACCACCATCACCCCTGTCGAGGCCTACGTGAAAACGATCCCGTTTAATCTTTATTCTATTTTTACCCTGTTCTTCGTCGGCGTCCTCATGTATACAAGAAAGGACTACGGTCCTATGATGAAAGCTGAGGTAAGGGCTTTGACGACGGGAAAATTCACCCGAGACGGAGCAACGCCCATGTTGGACGTAGGCAACGAACTTGGAGAGCCTATCAGCACCAGGCCAATGGTTATCACCTTTGTACTTCCCCTCGTGACCGCTTTCTTGGTTATACTGTTTGGGCTCTACTGGACCGGCCGAGAGGGAACGACCCTTATGACCGCCCTGGAGAATTCCGACGCCTCAATTGCCCTGCTATGGGGTGCTTTCGCCATGGCGTCCACAGGGGTCTTGATGGCGCTTGTCACCAGGATAATGGATTTCAAAGAGACCATGGATACCTTCATGGACGGCTTCAAGCTCATGGTCCTTACCGCCTCCATCCTGGTCATGGCCTGGTCTTTAGGTGCGATTACCAAGGAGATGGGGTTGGCGCAGTACATTATCCAGCAGATAGGCACGTCCCTTCCCTTTGTAGCTCTGCCTGTAATAGTTTTTATACTGTCCATAATAATAGCCTTCGCCACAGGGACCTCATGGGGAACCATGGCCATAATGACCCCTTTAGCCATTCCTCTGGCCTATAACATGACCGGTGATCCTTCGACCTCGTCGGCGATAGCTGGGGTTGTGCTCTCTGGAGCGATCTTCGGAGATCACTGCTCGCCGATATCGGACACTACCGTAATGTCCTCCATATTCTCCGGGGCGGACCATATTGACCACGTGTCGACCCAGTTACCCTACGCTCTTACCGTAGCCGCGGTGGTGCTCATGATGTACGTTCTCTATGGGTTATTCAGGGTAAGCCCGATGATCCTTATTCCTCTGGGAATGGCTATTTTGGTCGTTTTGCAGAGGGTCTTGCACGTCGGTTATTCGAGGTTTTTAGGGATAGTGGAGCCCTCTCAAGAAGCCCTGTAA